A genomic window from Actinomycetota bacterium includes:
- a CDS encoding mechanosensitive ion channel family protein produces the protein MLTTLLERYGEAATLVAIWTATGVAVDFVIYRVVLARTRARGRKTGTAIAQSVHWLPTITALLLGLRIAAARLPLDSRVDSAVIVGIKLAFIAVFTLKAAALAGRLIRIYTQREDTPLPSSTIFVNLARGTIVIVGALIGLAALDISITPLVTALGVGGLAVGLALQPTLENLFAGVQVLMSRQIEPGDFVRLQTGEEGYIQDVTWRNTTLKMLSNDLVVVPNAILGKSLVTNFTSLDEQHAVIVPVSVAYASDLDLVERVAVEVASAVMRETYGGVPDFEPSARFVAFGDSAIEMRVVMRAERYDLRFLVQHAFIKRLHARFAEEGIVVPFPQRTIHMAKENRS, from the coding sequence GTGCTTACAACCCTGCTCGAACGCTATGGCGAGGCCGCCACGCTCGTCGCGATCTGGACCGCTACCGGTGTCGCTGTCGACTTCGTCATCTACCGAGTCGTCCTCGCGCGCACCAGGGCTCGCGGCCGGAAGACCGGCACCGCCATAGCGCAATCGGTCCACTGGCTGCCAACGATCACCGCGCTGCTCCTTGGTCTGCGCATCGCCGCGGCGCGGCTTCCGCTCGATTCGCGCGTCGATAGCGCCGTGATCGTCGGCATCAAACTCGCGTTCATCGCGGTCTTCACGCTGAAGGCCGCTGCGTTGGCCGGCCGACTCATCCGCATCTATACCCAGCGCGAGGACACGCCTCTGCCGTCGAGCACTATCTTCGTGAATCTCGCACGCGGCACGATCGTGATCGTGGGCGCGCTCATCGGACTCGCCGCGCTCGACATATCGATCACGCCGCTCGTCACCGCGCTCGGCGTCGGAGGTCTGGCCGTCGGCCTCGCGCTCCAACCCACACTCGAGAACCTGTTCGCTGGCGTCCAGGTGCTCATGAGTCGGCAGATCGAACCGGGCGACTTCGTGCGGTTGCAGACCGGCGAAGAAGGCTACATCCAGGACGTTACCTGGCGAAACACGACCCTCAAGATGCTCTCCAACGACCTCGTCGTCGTGCCGAACGCCATCCTTGGCAAGTCGCTCGTCACCAACTTCACGTCACTCGACGAGCAGCACGCTGTGATTGTGCCCGTCAGCGTGGCATATGCGAGCGACCTCGACCTGGTGGAGCGCGTGGCCGTCGAAGTCGCGAGCGCCGTGATGCGTGAGACCTATGGCGGAGTTCCCGACTTCGAGCCGAGCGCACGCTTCGTCGCCTTCGGAGACTCCGCCATCGAGATGCGCGTGGTCATGCGCGCCGAGCGTTACGACCTGCGCTTCCTCGTGCAGCACGCCTTCATCAAACGCCTCCACGCACGCTTCGCCGAGGAGGGAATCGTGGTCCCGTTCCCGCAGCGAACGATCCACATGGCCAAGGAGAACCGCTCCTAG